In the Haloferula helveola genome, one interval contains:
- a CDS encoding FkbM family methyltransferase — MKVSPYKRFEKAFKEAYLKPLTLIRYGSLKPNKARLHGCENWIHIDPEDPCAIKKVVQEPLRGKVSDNLIFWRDFNRHLKPGLIVDVGLNYGECMFGTDYGKDVRLFGFEANPRLIPHLEKSRADHPAGKQMTITNCLVSDQPASDIPFFVNPDWSGSSSAVRELNDRPASLEFKLEAKTVDSVVSSEVSSGATVLFKMDIEGYESRALKGFTRVISEAAGAIGFIEFDAQYIRWAGEEPDDYLDWLQQSFETYRLVSIKAKTLKKVGRFADLPKLHGNAERVHVDLVLVAKQTPEGWLAPEWTVLS; from the coding sequence ATGAAAGTCAGCCCCTACAAGCGGTTCGAAAAGGCCTTCAAGGAAGCCTACCTCAAGCCCCTCACCCTGATCCGCTACGGCAGCCTGAAACCGAACAAGGCCCGCCTCCACGGGTGCGAGAACTGGATCCACATCGATCCGGAAGATCCCTGCGCAATCAAGAAGGTCGTTCAGGAGCCCCTGCGCGGAAAGGTCTCCGACAACCTGATCTTCTGGCGCGACTTCAACCGCCATCTCAAGCCGGGCCTGATCGTGGACGTCGGCCTGAATTACGGCGAGTGCATGTTCGGCACCGATTACGGGAAGGACGTCCGCTTGTTCGGCTTCGAGGCAAACCCGCGACTGATCCCGCATTTGGAAAAGAGCCGCGCCGATCACCCGGCGGGCAAACAGATGACGATCACCAACTGCCTCGTCTCCGACCAACCGGCATCCGACATCCCCTTCTTCGTGAATCCGGACTGGAGCGGCAGTTCTTCGGCGGTCCGCGAGTTGAACGACCGGCCCGCATCGCTCGAGTTCAAGCTCGAGGCGAAGACGGTCGACTCGGTCGTCTCCTCGGAGGTTTCGTCGGGCGCTACCGTGCTCTTCAAGATGGACATCGAGGGTTACGAGAGCCGTGCGCTCAAAGGCTTCACCCGTGTCATTTCGGAAGCGGCGGGTGCGATCGGCTTCATCGAGTTCGACGCCCAGTACATCCGCTGGGCCGGTGAGGAGCCCGACGACTACCTCGACTGGCTGCAGCAATCGTTCGAGACCTACCGGCTGGTTTCGATCAAGGCCAAGACGCTGAAGAAGGTCGGGCGATTTGCGGATCTCCCGAAGCTGCACGGCAACGCCGAACGCGTCCACGTCGACCTCGTGCTGGTGGCGAAGCAAACCCCGGAAGGCTGGCTGGCACCCGAATGGACCGTGCTGTCATGA
- a CDS encoding thiazole synthase has product MPEPLVIADRTFDSRLFVGTGKFASNEVMRDALEATGTEIVTVALRRADLTGKNDPYANILEFIDPEKYLILPNTSGAMNAEEAVRLARLAAAAGLPKWVKLEIHPDPTYLLPDPIETLKAAEVLVGEGFTVLPYINADPVLAKRLQEVGTATVMPLGAPIGSNQGIATRDQIRIIVEQATVPVVVDAGIGTPSHAAEAMELGADAVLVNTAIAIAEDPERMGRAFRLAVEAGREAWEIGLPESHSTASATSPLTGFLQGAGA; this is encoded by the coding sequence ATGCCCGAGCCGCTCGTCATCGCCGATCGAACCTTCGATTCCCGACTGTTCGTCGGAACCGGCAAGTTCGCATCGAACGAGGTCATGCGCGACGCCCTCGAGGCCACGGGCACCGAGATCGTGACGGTCGCGCTCCGGCGTGCCGACCTGACCGGCAAGAACGACCCCTACGCCAACATCCTCGAGTTCATCGATCCGGAAAAATACCTGATCCTGCCGAACACCAGCGGTGCCATGAATGCCGAGGAAGCGGTCCGCCTTGCCCGACTCGCCGCGGCGGCCGGTCTGCCGAAGTGGGTGAAACTCGAGATCCACCCGGATCCGACCTATCTCCTTCCGGACCCGATCGAGACGCTGAAAGCGGCCGAAGTGCTCGTTGGTGAAGGATTTACCGTGCTTCCCTACATCAATGCCGATCCGGTGCTCGCAAAACGCCTACAGGAAGTCGGCACCGCCACCGTGATGCCTCTCGGCGCGCCGATCGGCAGCAATCAGGGGATCGCCACGCGCGACCAGATCCGGATCATCGTCGAACAGGCGACCGTTCCGGTGGTCGTCGATGCCGGAATCGGCACGCCAAGCCATGCTGCCGAAGCCATGGAACTCGGCGCCGACGCGGTGCTGGTGAATACGGCGATCGCGATTGCCGAGGACCCGGAGCGCATGGGCCGTGCCTTCCGCCTGGCGGTCGAAGCCGGCCGCGAAGCATGGGAAATCGGCCTTCCGGAGTCGCACTCGACCGCCTCCGCCACCAGCCCGCTGACCGGATTCCTCCAAGGCGCGGGTGCTTGA